A portion of the Candida dubliniensis CD36 chromosome R, complete sequence genome contains these proteins:
- a CDS encoding TFIIH subunit, putative (Similar to S. cerevisiae TFB2) gives MSSHLFKATVNEYLEGLPKTVQSKLYEAPATCLSIFRLLSPMAKFYIMSMIFNEKPIALRDLDKWCKPSARKLEFEALKRLESLHLIEYDSKGSHIRLHSIFRKNFRDCLTGSQNPNAFGSISTTVDKHKVDIPFLDLFASQKWETILHFMVGTESTATPSDSVLSLLKLGGLMEGPNNDLRITNSGFQFLLQDVNAQIWTLLLQYLNLTQELNMDPVDVLNFIFILGSLELGKSYSVSSLSETQVSMLADLKDYGLVYQRSDTSGRFYPTRLATTLTSDSAALKTPSMAMDEEEQQVVSKESIIIETNFKIYAYTKSPLEIAILNLFVHFKTRFANMVCGQITRESIRNALYNGITADQIIKFLETHAHPQMRILAKEKLDKKIEFDTSHNINTAGGAPQSKTDGMISQHKLEILPPNVVDQIKLWQLELDRIQTFDGYLFKDFSNQQEYDILSNYASELGVLIWADKVKKKFFVTKEGMTQVADFANRKLKR, from the coding sequence ATGTCGTCTCACTTATTTAAGGCAACGGTTAATGAATACCTAGAAGGACTCCCGAAAACTGTCCAATCCAAACTATATGAAGCACCAGCTACGTGTTTATCGATATTCCGATTGCTTTCTCCAATGGCCAAATTCTATATCATGTCAATGATATTCAATGAGAAACCAATTGCATTAAGAGACTTGGATAAATGGTGTAAACCACTGGCGAGGAAATTGGAATTCGAAGCATTAAAGAGATTGGAATCTTTGCATTTGATAGAATATGATAGCAAAGGCTCTCATATCAGATTGCATTCTATTTTCAGGAAAAACTTTCGTGATTGTTTGACAGGGTCACAAAACCCAAATGCATTTGGAAGTATAAGCACCACTGTGGATAAACATAAAGTCGATATACCATTTCTAGATTTGTTTGCGTCACAGAAATGGGAGACCATTTTGCATTTTATGGTGGGGACCGAATCAACAGCAACTCCTTCTGATTCGGTTTTAAGTCTACTTAAATTGGGTGGATTAATGGAGGGCCccaataatgatttaagaATCACAAATAGTGGGTTTCAGTTTTTGTTACAAGATGTCAATGCACAAATTTGGACATTGTTATtacaatatttgaatttaaccCAGGAGTTGAATATGGATCCGGTTGATGTGttgaattttatatttatattggGGTCATTGGAATTGGGTAAAAGTTATTCTGTATCAAGTTTGAGTGAGACCCAAGTGAGTATGTTGGCAGATTTAAAGGATTACGGGTTGGTTTATCAGCGGTCAGATACTTCTGGTAGATTTTACCCAACAAGATTGGCAACTACATTAACTTCTGATTCGGCAGCATTGAAGACACCATCGATGGCGATGGATGAGGAAGAACAACAAGTTGTAAGCAAGGAATCGATTATCATAGAGACAAATTTCAAGATTTATGCATACACAAAATCGCCATTAGAAATAGCCATTCTAAATTTGTTTGTACATTTTAAAACCAGATTTGCCAATATGGTATGTGGTCAAATCACAAGAGAGTCTATAAGAAACGCTCTATATAATGGTATAACTGCAGATCAGATTATCAAGTTCTTGGAAACCCATGCACATCCCCAAATGAGAATATTAGCCAAAGAGAAATTGGATAAGAAAATTGAGTTTGATACCAGTCACAATATCAATACTGCTGGTGGTGCTCCTCAAAGTAAAACCGATGGGATGATTTCACAACATAAGTTGGAAATACTCCCTCCTAATGTTGTCgatcaaatcaaactaTGGCAGTTAGAATTAGATAGAATTCAAACGTTTGATGGATATTTGTTCAAAGATTTTTCTAACCAGCAAGAATATGATATACTATCCAATTATGCTTCTGAACTAGGGGTATTGATTTGGGCCGATAaggtgaagaagaagttcTTTGTCACTAAGGAGGGTATGACCCAAGTTGCAGATTTTGCAAACAGAAAGTTGAAACGTTGA
- a CDS encoding ribonucleoside-diphosphate reductase, large subunit, putative (Similar to S. cerevisiae RNR1), with protein MTKIKVLSGEEEEFDSVKIHKLLEEASFNLGDLDLDQLVESVQRGLPSTLTIEELYTFIAEVIASRVIYHPNYAILAGRIETRKLYLKVPYSFSENVERLRKYRPRESKSYSPISSAFYKVVKKHGEFFDKVIDKTRDSSLTYFGIKTLESSYLLKMGGEVAELPQYLFMRVAIGIHQNDLNAIVETYDLMSQKYFIHASPTLYNAGSEFNYLSSCFLVAMKEDSIDGIFKTLNEAALISKASGGIGIHVHNIRSNGAYIAGTNGSSNGLVPMLRVYNNTARYVDQGGGKRPGAFAIYIEPWHGDIFDILEMRKNHGNEEMRTRDLFYGLWIPDLFMKRVKDNSDWTLFSPNEALGLSDVYGEEFEKLYCKYESEGFGTKVSAHKLWLAILQSQTETGGPYMLYKDACNTKSNQKNIGTIKSSNLCCEIVEYSSPEETAVCNLASLALPTYLKTTEDAIAFDFEKLHSVTKVLTRNLNKVIDVTKYPVKTAEYSNKRHRPIALGVQGLADLFAELRLPFDSAMAKTLNIQIFETIYHAALEASVELAMKEGPYETFQGSPASNGILQFDMWNHKPSPMYDWNALKDNIQNFGLRNSLLVAPMPTASTSQILGFNECFEPYTSNLYNRRVLAGEYQIVNKYLIKDLMDLGIWDSAMRNKIIMENGSIQKIPNIPDEIKQLYKTVWELSQKVIIDMAADRGKFVDQSQSMNIHLRNPTIGKLTSCHFYAWEKGLKTGMYYLRTQAASRAIQFTVDASEAEKAGNKVPQKSLKRKKYMEPQPRKKTAYSTPDSELYDIHDSTPITCNIEDSESCQSCSG; from the coding sequence ATGACCAAAATCAAGGTGCTATCTGGTGAAGAGGAAGAGTTCGATAGCGTTAAAATACACAAGCTACTCGAGGAAGCCAGTTTTAATTTGGGAGATCTTGATCTTGATCAGCTTGTGGAAAGTGTGCAGCGCGGGTTGCCTTCAACTTTAACCATAGAGGAATTGTACACGTTTATTGCTGAGGTGATAGCAAGTAGAGTCATTTATCATCCCAATTATGCAATATTGGCAGGAAGAATAGAGACAAGAAAGCTATATTTAAAAGTACCCTATAGTTTTAGTGAAAATGTGGAAAGATTACGAAAATATCGACCACGGGAATCCAAATCATATTCTCCAATATCGTCTGCTTTTTATAAGGTGGTTAAGAAACATGGTGAGTTTTTTGATAAAGTCATTGACAAAACTAGAGATTCTAGCTTGACATATTTTGGGATTAAAACATTGGAAAGCTCATACCTTTTAAAAATGGGTGGTGAAGTTGCTGAATTGCCCCAGTATTTATTCATGCGTGTAGCCATAGGAATTCACCAGAACGATTTGAATGCCATTGTGGAAACATATGACTTAATGTCCCAGAAGTACTTTATTCATGCTCTGCCTACATTATATAATGCTGGTAGTGAATTCAACTATTTATCATCATGTTTCCTAGTAGCCATGAAAGAAGATTCAATCGATGGGATATTCAAGACTCTTAATGAGGCGGCTCTAATTTCCAAGGCATCAGGAGGAATAGGTATTCATGTGCACAATATTAGATCCAATGGTGCGTATATTGCTGGCACCAATGGTAGTTCAAACGGGTTAGTACCCATGTTGCGTGTTTACAATAATACTGCAAGATATGTCGATCAAGGTGGGGGTAAACGTCCAGGAGCATTTGCCATATATATAGAACCATGGCATGGtgatatttttgatatctTAGAAATGAGAAAAAATCACGGGAATGAAGAAATGAGAACTAGAGATTTGTTTTATGGATTATGGATACCCGACTTGTTTATGAAACGTGTGAAAGACAATTCTGACTGGACTTTGTTTTCGCCCAATGAAGCTCTTGGTCTAAGTGACGTGTATGGTGaggaatttgaaaaattatattgCAAATATGAATCAGAGGGTTTTGGAACAAAAGTTAGTGCACACAAATTGTGGCTAGCCATTTTGCAATCTCAAACTGAAACAGGTGGTCCTTATATGCTATACAAAGACGCCTGTAACACAAaatcaaaccaaaaaaacaTCGGGACAATAAAGTCTTCAAATTTGTGTTGcgaaattgttgaatattCATCACCAGAAGAAACTGCTGTGTGCAATTTAGCGTCTCTTGCATTGCCTACATATTTGAAAACCACAGAGGATGCCATTgcatttgattttgaaaaattgcaCTCTGTCACCAAAGTCTTGACAAGGAATTTGAACAAAGTGATTGATGTAACAAAATATCCTGTTAAAACGGCagaatattcaaataaGAGACACCGTCCAATTGCTTTGGGTGTACAAGGCTTGGCAGATTTGTTTGCTGAGCTTCGATTACCTTTTGATTCTGCAATGGCTAAAACATTAAATATTCAGATATTTGAAACTATATACCATGCTGCACTTGAGGCCTCAGTTGAATTGGCAATGAAAGAGGGCCCATATGAAACATTCCAGGGCTCGCCGGCATCAAATGGGATATTACAGTTTGATATGTGGAATCATAAGCCTTCTCCAATGTATGATTGGAATGCTTTAAAGGACaacattcaaaattttgGTTTAAGAAACTCATTACTAGTAGCTCCGATGCCGACGGCATCAACTTCCCAAATTCTTGGATTCAATGAATGCTTTGAGCCTTATACTTCAAACTTGTATAATCGTCGAGTGTTAGCGGGAGAATATCAAATTGTCAACAAgtatttaattaaagatttAATGGATCTTGGAATTTGGGATTCAGCTATGAGAAATAAGATTATTATGGAAAATGgatcaattcaaaaaatacCCAATATACCTGAcgaaatcaaacaattatataaaaCCGTGTGGGAATTGTCACAAAAAGTGATCATTGATATGGCTGCAGATAGAggaaaatttgttgatcaaCTGCAAAGTATGAATATACACTTGCGTAATCCTACAATTGGCAAGTTAACTAGTTGTCACTTTTATGCTTGGGAAAAGGGGTTGAAAACTGGTATGTATTATCTACGAACACAAGCAGCTTCTAGAGCTATACAATTCACAGTCGATGCCAGTGAAGCTGAAAAAGCTGGCAACAAGGTGCCCcaaaaatcattgaaaCGGAAAAAATATATGGAACCCCAACCTCGGAAAAAAACTGCCTATTCAACACCTGATTCAGAATTGTATGATATTCACGATTCAACTCCAATTACTTGTAATATAGAAGATTCAGAGAGCTGTCAATCATGCTCTGGCTAG
- a CDS encoding mitochondrial GTPase, precursor, putative (Similar to S. cerevisiae MTG2), which translates to MIPRLYRSFSISTSLRHELLDTTTSLQSKSQDTLDQPKNFKIHTTKPTSPKSYERTIYPTNYHEPQDGSSQDSDTPMIKITELSRNLTTGLTTATTSIADYFFGNTHHSHHVFYSNLTVLKAKRAARVENKKFIDLKLIKLTSGNGGNGCVSFFKDNFKPMGPPDGGDGGNGGSIYLNVVDKNITSLHGLQKRYVAKGGQPGKGSQLDGKSGDDIIIDIPLGTIVRWIPDPQDFKKFVSQREGDALNDVFMEFDIDDRDFIQLNRGGYRPGEGWIFKEHDEEYFRDKDFFQALNEKVTGYDEELLFEEGYNDRFPIVGLDCNQVTQKPLLLLRGGKGGLGNMHFLTKEIKGPRFCKMGRPGITANFLLELKLIADLGLVGLPNAGKSSLLRAISKARPRVGHWEFTTLQPTVGTIFTRIDKDPFTVADIPGIIKGASQNKGMGLDFLRHIERSGGLVFVVSLESANPVNDLKILLEEVGRRRMKDKQVLVVATKADLSSEGANFKVLRDYIEQNHSEWKIVPVCAPKGENVDRCIKLMGEIAQTTKKKIPQPL; encoded by the coding sequence atgaTTCCAAGGCTATACCGgagtttttcaatatcaactaGTTTACGTCATGAACTACTAGACACGACCACACTGTTGCAATCGAAATCCCAGGACACTTTAGACCAGCCCAAGAACTTTAAAATTCATACAACAAAACCAACATCGCCAAAATCTTACGAACGAACCATTTATCCAACCAACTACCATGAACCACAAGATGGAAGCCTGCAAGATTCTGATACTCCCATGATAAAAATAACCGAATTATCACGCAACTTAACTACCGGTCTAACCACTGCTACCACATCAATCGCAGATTATTTCTTTGGTAATACTCATCATTCTCATCATGTATTCTATCTGAATTTAACCGTTCTTAAAGCAAAACGAGCTGCTAGagttgaaaacaaaaaatttatcGATTTAAAGTTGATTAAATTGACCAGTGGGAATGGAGGGAATGGATGcgtttcatttttcaagGACAATTTCAAACCAATGGGTCCTCCTGATGGAGGCGATGGAGGCAATGGTGGTAGTATCTATTTGAATGTTGTCGATAAAAATATCACTAGTTTACATGGACTACAAAAGAGATATGTGGCCAAAGGCGGACAACCAGGTAAAGGATCACAATTGGATGGGAAAAGTGGAgatgatataattattgatatccCCTTGGGGACAATAGTTCGATGGATACCTGATCCCCaagattttaaaaaatttgtcAGTCAAAGAGAAGGTGATGCATTAAATGATGTGTTTATggaatttgatattgatgatagGGATTTTATTCAGTTGAATCGTGGTGGATATCGTCCTGGAGAAGGATGGATATTTAAAGAGCATGATGAAGAGTATTTTAGAGACAAGGATTTTTTCCAAGCTTTGAACGAAAAAGTCACTGGTTATGATGAGGAATTACTATTTGAAGAAGGCTATAATGACAGATTCCCCATTGTGGGGTTAGATTGTAATCAAGTTACACAGAAACCCTTACTATTGTTACGTGGTGGAAAAGGAGGTCTTGGTAACATGCATTTTTTAactaaagaaattaaaggACCAAGATTTTGTAAAATGGGAAGACCAGGAATAACTGCTAATTTCTTGTTGGAATTAAAGTTAATTGCTGATTTGGGGTTGGTGGGATTGCCTAATGCAGGCAAATCTTCTTTGTTGAGAGCAATTTCAAAGGCTCGACCAAGAGTTGGTCATTGGGAATTCACTACTTTGCAACCTACCGTGGGAACGATTTTCACAAGGATCGATAAGGACCCATTTACTGTGGCTGATATTCCTGGTATTATAAAAGGTGCATCCCAGAATAAAGGAATGGGATTGGATTTTTTGCGACACATTGAACGTTCAGGAGGATtggtatttgttgtttcgCTAGAGTCGGCAAATCCAGTCAATGACTTGAAAATCTTGTTGGAAGAGGTGGGTCGTCGTCGTATGAAAGATAAGCAAGTATTGGTGGTTGCTACTAAAGCTGACTTGAGTTCAGAAGGTGCCAATTTCAAAGTGCTCCGCGACtatattgaacaaaatCATAGTGAATGGAAGATTGTACCGGTATGTGCGCCGAAGGGAGAGAATGTTGATAGGTGTATCAAATTGATGGGAGAAATAGCCCAGAcgacgaagaagaagatacCTCAACCACTTTAA
- a CDS encoding ATP-dependent RNA helicase, putative (Similar to S. cerevisiae DBP8), which translates to MSFNDLGVARWLSESLDAMKIYTPTSIQSACIPAILKGHDCIGGAKTGSGKTIAFAAPMLTRWSEDPFGIFGLILTPTRELALQIAEQFAALGANMNIKVAVVVGGEDFVQQTLALQRKPHFVIATPGRLADHILNSGEETISGLRRVKYLVLDEADRLLSNSFGSDLQRCFDVLPPSDKRQTLLFTATITDAVRALKEKPPTPGKPPVFMHEVETVDKVAIPSTLQISYVFVPSYVKEAYLNSILHLEQFKDSTAVIFVNRTTTAEVLRRMLRKLDFRVASLHSEMPQSERTNSLHRFKAGAARILIATDVASRGLDIPTVELVINFDIPADPDDFIHRVGRTARAGRKGDAVSIIGEKDIDRIQSIEERINKKMELLEDVNDDNVIKESLSATSVAKRESLMEMDKENFGERKKINRKKHGLDKVKPVKVAKPKKSKK; encoded by the coding sequence ATGTCATTTAACGATTTAGGAGTGGCCAGATGGCTTAGTGAGTCTCTTGATGCTATGAAAATATATACTCCAACGTCCATTCAATCAGCATGTATCCCAGCAATTTTGAAGGGCCATGATTGCATTGGAGGTGCTAAAACTGGTAGTGGTAAAACTATTGCCTTTGCCGCCCCCATGTTAACTCGATGGTCAGAGGACCCCTTTGGAATATTCGGCTTGATTTTGACACCAACACGTGAATTGGCATTACAAATAGCCGAACAGTTTGCTGCATTGGGAGCAAATATGAATATTAAAGTGGCTGTTGTCGTTGGGGGTGAAGATTTTGTTCAACAAACTTTGGCACTACAAAGAAAACCTCATTTTGTTATTGCGACCCCTGGTAGATTGGCCGATCATATTTTAAACAGTGGAGAGGAAACCATTAGTGGGTTAAGGAGAGTTAAATACTTGGTATTGGATGAAGCTGATCGATTATTGAGTAATAGTTTTGGAAGTGATTTACAACGGTGCTTTGACGTACTACCACCGAGCGATAAACGACAAACATTGTTGTTCACGGCTACCATAACTGATGCTGTGAGGGCATTAAAGGAGAAGCCACCAACTCCAGGTAAGCCTCCGGTGTTTATGCACGAAGTTGAAACAGTTGATAAAGTGGCTATACCGTCAACATTACAAATATCGTATGTGTTTGTTCCTTCCTATGTCAAAGAAGCATATTTGAATAGTATATTACATCTTGAGCAGTTTAAGGATTCTACAGCGGTGATATTCGTAAATAGAACAACAACGGCTGAAGTTTTGCGAAGAATGTTAAGGAAATTGGATTTCCGAGTTGCATCATTGCATTCAGAAATGCCCCAATCGGAAAGAACCAATTCATTGCATAGATTCAAAGCCGGTGCAGCCAGAATATTGATAGCCACTGATGTTGCCTCGAGAGGTTTGGATATCCCCACAGTAGAACTTGtgattaattttgatatcCCAGCTGATCCTGATGATTTCATTCATAGAGTCGGTAGAACTGCCAGAGCAGGGAGAAAGGGTGATGCAGTGTCAATTATTGGagaaaaagatattgataGAATTCAAAGCATCGAAGAAAGAATCAATAAGAAAATGGAGTTGCTAGAAGatgttaatgatgataatgtaATCAAAGAATCCTTGAGTGCCACATCAGTAGCTAAACGTGAATCATTAATGGAGATggataaagaaaatttcGGCGAACgcaaaaaaattaacaGAAAGAAACATGGACTTGACAAAGTGAAACCAGTAAAGGTAGCAAAGCCAAAGAAATCTAAAAAATAA
- the TDS4 gene encoding tanscription factor TFIIIB subunit, putative — protein sequence MSKPRKQQKCKTCGHTQFDVNRYTAAGDVSCLRCGTVLEENPIVSEVQFGESSSGAAMVQGAMVGADQARATFAGGRQNAMESREQTLSNGKRKIKRIAAALKIPDYIAEAAGEWFRLALTLNFVQGRRSNNVLATCLYVACRKERTHHMLIDFSSRLQISVYSLGATFLKMVKALHITSLPLADPSLFIQHFVEKLDFKDKATKVAKDAVKLAHRMAADWIHEGRRPAGIAGACVLLAARMNNFRRSHAEIVAVSHVGEETLQRRLNEFKKTKAGELSIKSFREVDNLESSNPPSFEKNRAMELKISKKLQQQQTDNFEDLTKMTEEERNSVFGKLSKEEAQKQLLMNTILSDITITSETLNDQMDRILKMKKTSLENSLYKTPYELALANGSENDPTRIWNINKPRNLVANLPKTDDILQNVSSEVELNSDDDDEIVRESKLTEEEVAIKERIWTGLNHDYLVEQEKKRLKQEADELTGNTSKTSSSNRRKRNKSSLPAELRKELGDIDLDEDGTPRSAADSAKMYISKTSVSKKINYDSLKGLLGGNMGF from the coding sequence ATGAGCAAGCCtagaaaacaacaaaaatgtAAAACGTGTGGTCACACACAGTTTGATGTCAATCGGTATACTGCAGCAGGAGATGTGTCTTGTCTTCGATGCGGAACCGTGTTGGAAGAAAACCCCATAGTCAGTGAAGTCCAATTTGGTGAGTCATCATCAGGTGCAGCTATGGTACAAGGTGCTATGGTCGGAGCTGATCAAGCAAGAGCAACGTTTGCTGGTGGTCGTCAAAATGCGATGGAGAGTAGAGAGCAGACTTTGAGTAATGGTAAGCggaaaattaaaagaattgcAGCAGCTTTGAAGATCCCTGATTATATTGCCGAGGCTGCTGGTGAGTGGTTTAGATTGGCGCTAACTTTGAATTTTGTTCAAGGAAGACGGTCTAATAATGTGTTGGCTACATGCTTATATGTTGCTTGTCGTAAAGAAAGAACCCACCACATGTTGATTGACTTTAGTTCGAGATTGCAAATTTCCGTGTATTCACTAGGTGCCacttttttgaaaatggtCAAGGCATTACACATTACATCATTACCCCTAGCAGATCCTTCATTGTTTATTCAACATTTTGTAGAGAAGTTGGATTTTAAGGATAAGGCCACCAAAGTGGCGAAAGATGCAGTGAAGTTAGCTCACAGAATGGCTGCTGATTGGATACACGAGGGAAGGCGACCGGCAGGTATTGCTGGTGCGTGCGTGTTGTTGGCAGCAAGAATGAATAACTTCCGCAGGAGCCATGCAGAAATTGTTGCTGTGTCACACGTTGGAGAAGAAACGTTACAAAGAAGATTAAACGAATTCAAAAAAACCAAAGCTGGGGAATTGTCTATAAAGTCGTTTAGAGAGGTTGATAATTTGGAGAGTTCTAACCCGCCATCGTTTGAAAAGAACCGTGCCatggaattgaaaatctCCAAGAAGctacaacagcaacaaacAGATAACTTTGAAGACTTAACAAAGATGACAGAAGAAGAGAGAAATTCCGTGTTTGGCAAATTATCTAAAGAAGAAGCCCAAAAGcagttgttgatgaataCAATTTTAAGCGATATCACCATCACCTCCGAAACCCTTAATGATCAGATGGACAGAATcttgaaaatgaagaaaaccAGTTTGGAAAATTCTCTTTACAAAACACCTTATGAATTGGCATTAGCCAATGGGTCAGAAAACGATCCTACAAGGATATGGAATATTAATAAACCGAGGAACCTTGTGGCAAACTTACCCAAAACAGACGATATTTTACAGAACGTTTCTTCAGAAGTGGAATTAAACTCggatgatgacgatgagATTGTACGAGAAAGCAAACTTAccgaagaagaagttgcTATTAAGGAAAGGATTTGGACTGGGTTGAACCATGATTATTTGGTTGAGCAGGAGAAAAAGAGGTTGAAACAAGAAGCAGATGAACTTACAGGCAACACTTCAAAAACTTCGAGTAGCAATCGTCGTAAAAGAAATAAGTCTTCATTACCTGCAGAGTTACGTAAAGAACTTGGTGATATTGATTTGGATGAAGATGGAACTCCAAGATCGGCTGCCGATAGTGCAAAGATGTATATTTCAAAGACATCCGTGTCTAAGAAGATTAATTATGACTCGCTTAAAGGGTTACTAGGAGGCAATATGGGATTTTAA
- a CDS encoding nuclear protein required for actin cytoskeleton organization, putative (Similar to S. cerevisiae SDA1), producing MAKKRRAAILPTNIILLQNVVRRDPESYHEEFLQQFSHYESLRDLYLINPTGVDANSTTEFIDLIGFMSAVCNCYPKETANFPNELKEILLNNHRDLTPELREKIIQCLTMLRNKDIISAEMLIQTIFPLLITSNAGQQVKQMRKQIYSTLIALLKSVNTGTKNQKLNRSTQALLFNLLEQRDNQGLWATKLTRELWRRGIWDDSRTVEIMTQAALHPDVKVAVAGARFFLGADKEREDNFEESSDDDGFDMNELRHKMQINKKSSKRSKKLEQAVKSMKKKNNAKHSATYLNFSAIHLLRDPQGFAEQMFDNHLSSKNSNKFDLDQKILFMNLISRLIGTHKLIVLGIYTFFLKYLTPKQRNVTQIMAAAAQASHDLVPPESIQIVVRKIADEFVSDGVAAEVASAGINTIREVLARAPLAIDAPLLQDLTEYKGSKSKAVMMAARSLISLYREVAPEMLLKKDRGKVASIELQKGEKSGLPQYGVENNVTSIPGIELLAKWKKEQGLDNKEDEEDDANWEVDDDEDASDIEGDWIDVESDKEINISDSDDDDDDDDDEDEEQEPVKGKSKIDNEDEVSDLELSSDDENDSKENNSGISVADSEEPPTKKQKVGNENEGMNAEQAMNELLSSRILTPADFAKLEELRTEAGVSKIMGISNEEAVDSTSLVGKVKYKQLREERIAHAKEGKEDREKFGSRKGKRDAPHSTTNKEKARKKNFVMMIHKKAVQGKQKLSLRDRQRVLRAHITKQKKKGL from the coding sequence ATGgccaaaaaaagaagagcTGCTATATTACCTACCAACATTATTCTTTTACAGAATGTTGTGCGTAGAGATCCTGAATCCTACCATGAAGAATTCTTACAACAGTTTTCCCATTATGAGTCTCTTCGAGATTTGTATTTAATTAATCCGACTGGTGTGGATGCTAATTCTACAACCGagtttattgatttaatagGATTTATGTCAGCTGTGTGTAACTGCTATCCAAAAGAGACTGCTAACTTTCCcaatgaattaaaagaGATATTGTTAAACAACCATCGTGATTTAACCCCTGAGTTACGTGAGAAAATAATTCAGTGCTTGACAATGTTGAGGAATAAAGATATTATATCTGCTGAAATGTTAATACAGACAATATTCCCATTATTAATTACCAGTAATGCTGGTCAGCAAGTGAAACAAATgagaaaacaaatttattctACTTTGATTGCATTGTTAAAATCTGTTAATACAGGCACAAAGAATCAGAAATTAAATAGATCTACTCAggcattattatttaatttattggaaCAAAGAGACAATCAAGGGTTGTGGGCCACTAAATTGACAAGAGAATTATGGAGAAGAGGTATTTGGGATGATTCCAGAACTGTTGAAATAATGACTCAAGCTGCTTTGCATCCAGATGTCAAAGTCGCCGTAGCAGGTGCTAGGTTTTTTTTAGGGGCAgataaagaaagagaagaCAATTTTGAAGAAAGTTCAGATGACGATGGTTTCGATATGAATGAATTGAGACATAAAATGCAAATTAACAAAAAGTCTTCCAAAAGAAGTAAGAAGTTAGAGCAAGCTGTAAAATCcatgaaaaagaagaacaatGCCAAACATTCAGCAACTTACTTGAACTTTTCTGCCATCCATTTATTAAGAGATCCACAAGGTTTTGCCGAACAAATGTTCGATAACCATTTGAGCAGTAAGAAttccaataaatttgatttggatcAAAAGATCTTGTTcatgaatttgatttcaagaTTAATTGGTACACATAAACTTATCGTGTTGGGTATatatacattttttttgaaatatctCACTCCAAAGCAAAGAAATGTCACTCAAATCATGGCTGCTGCTGCTCAAGCGTCTCACGATTTGGTACCACCTGAGTCGATTCAAATTGTTGTGAGAAAAATTGCTGATGAATTTGTCAGTGATGGTGTTGCTGCAGAAGTAGCATCTGCAGGTATAAACACCATTAGAGAAGTATTAGCTAGAGCCCCATTAGCTATTGATGCTCCGTTACTACAAGATTTGACTGAATATAAGGGCTCGAAATCGAAAGCGGTGATGATGGCAGCAAGATCATTGATTTCGTTGTACCGTGAAGTGGCTCCAGAAatgttattgaaaaaagatcGTGGTAAGGTTGCTAGCATAGAATTGCAGAAGGGTGAGAAAAGCGGATTGCCTCAATATGGGGTCGAAAATAATGTTACTTCGATTCCAggtattgaattattagcTAAATGGAAAAAAGAACAGGGCTTAGACAATAAGgaggatgaagaagatgatgcCAATTGGGaggttgatgatgatgaagatgcaAGTGATATTGAAGGTGATTGGATAGATGTTGAATCTGACaaagaaatcaatatttcTGATagcgatgatgatgacgacgacgacgacgacgaaGACGAAGAACAAGAACCAGTGAAAGGTAAATCAAAGATagataatgaagatgaagttTCTGATTTAGAGTTGTCATCCGACGACGAAAACGATagtaaagaaaacaatagTGGGATATCAGTTGCCGATTCAGAAGAACCTCCTACCAAGAAGCAAAAAGTTGGAAATGAAAACGAGGGTATGAATGCCGAGCAAGCAATGAATGAGTTACTTTCCAGTAGAATATTGACCCCAGCAGACTTTGCCaaattagaagaattaaGGACAGAAGCTGGTGTATCTAAGATTATGGGTATTTCAAATGAAGAAGCAGTTGATTCCACTTCCTTAGTGGGTAAAGTTAAATACAAACAATTACGAGAAGAAAGAATAGCCCATGCTAAAGAAGGTAAAGAAGATCGTGAGAAATTTGGTTCTAGAAAAGGTAAGAGAGATGCTCCCCATTCTACTACCAATAAAGAGAAAGCAAGAAAGAAGAACTTTGTCATGATGATTCATAAAAAAGCTGTTCAAGGTAAACAGAAACTTTCTTTACGTGATAGACAAAGAGTTTTGAGAGCACATATAACGAagcaaaagaagaaaggaTTATAA